The following coding sequences lie in one Mercenaria mercenaria strain notata chromosome 5, MADL_Memer_1, whole genome shotgun sequence genomic window:
- the LOC123557145 gene encoding glycine receptor subunit alpha-2-like, giving the protein MERDLSIMYLTVLACLYFIIGINGQNLTRRQITSYLLDPSRYDPNVVPDFDEEYPTNVTIQITIHDMHSISETTMEYSVDIYLRLWWRDERLDYSDKSNSTKLELDSKNIGNVWQPDIFFENEKRASVHTVTTTNKLMHIFRNGTVIYSIRLSLALSCTMMLQYYPFDSQRCPIFVQSFGYTEDNINLDWYYNNPVSAENLEMPQFELNEDEIITSDYSSPYSQTGTFSTLKAELQLTRKVGFYFLQVFIPGVLLVVLSWVSFWVDPNAVPARVSLGVTCVLTMTTQSSGIRQSLPPVSYVKAIDVWMFVCLLFVFAALLEFAYVNVLLRKKSQEKKRETYEMTDVNDREDKNGKDDERSRKTKIVECLTTPAPDAKTKAKRVDIVSRFVFPISFILFLFIFFMVCGLAKPPLPDSS; this is encoded by the exons ATGGAGAGGGATTTATCAATTATGTATTTAACAGTACTTGCATGTCTATATTTCATTATAGGCATCAATGGACAGAATTTAACAAG gCGTCAGATTACTTCCTATTTGCTCGATCCATCTAGATATGACCCAAATGTTGTACCTGACTTTGACGAAG aataCCCTACAAATGTCACTATCCAAATCACAATACACGATATGCATTCCATCAGTGAAACTACAATG GAATACTCAGTTGACATATATCTGCGCCTGTGGTGGCGGGATGAACGGCTTGATTACAGTGACAAGAGTAACTCAACCAAGCTCGAACTGGACTCTAAGAATATAGGAAATGTGTGGCAGCCTGATATTTTCTTTGAGAATGAAAAGCGAGCATCTGTTCATACCGTAACAACAACGAATAAACTCATGCATATCTTCAGAAATGGTACTGTGATATACAGCATCAG ATTATCTTTGGCACTCAGCTGTACAATGATGCTACAGTATTACCCTTTCGACAGTCAGCGATGTCCTATTTTTGTGCAAAGCT TTGGTTACACGGAAGACAACATCAATTTGGACTGGTATTACAACAACCCGGTCTCGGCGGAAAATCTTGAAATGCCACAGTTTGAGTTGAATGAAGATGAGATCATAACCTCAGATTACAGCTCGCCGTATTCTCAAA ctGGAACATTTTCAACCCTGAAAGCAGAGCTACAGCTGACTAGGAAAGTAGGCTTCTACTTCTTGCAGGTTTTCATACCAGGTGTCCTCTTGGTCGTTCTTTCCTGGGTCTCATTCTGGGTTGATCCTAACGCTGTACCAGCACGTGTTTCACTCGGTGTTACGTGTGTTCTCACCATGACGACACAGAGTTCCGGTATTCGTCAGTCACTTCCGCCCGTATCTTATGTTAAAGCAATAGACGTATGgatgtttgtatgtttgttatttgtGTTTGCGGCCCTTCTTGAATTCGCCTATGTGAACGTTCTGCTACGTAAGAAATCCCAAGAGAAGAAACGTGAAACATACGAGATGACTGACGTTAATGACCGg GAGGATAAAAACGGGAAAGACGACGAGCGATCGAGAAAAACTAAAATTGTCGAGTGTTTAACA aCGCCTGCTCCGGATGCGAAGACGAAAGCAAAGAGGGTCGACATTGTTTCCAGATTTGTTTTTCcaatttcattcattttgtttctCTTCATATTCTTCATGGTTTGTGGATTGGCAAAGCCCCCGCTACCAGACAGCAGTTAG